In Nicotiana tabacum cultivar K326 chromosome 17, ASM71507v2, whole genome shotgun sequence, one DNA window encodes the following:
- the LOC107793532 gene encoding uncharacterized protein LOC107793532: protein MDACFVTSKSFPATVEKLFPLLGSRISYSTRRRLFVSQFHQLKKVGTPLSVTCCQASSSLPSPSPQDEERPFAETDWRSFRARLVAGEKSSRSEEPSSVVNPDTVDDLPPPPAVTIGNKWAHTIHEPEKGCLLIATEKLDGVHIFERTVVLLLSMGPIGPTGLILNRPSLMSIKEMRSSVLDMSGTFANRPLFFGGPLEEGLFLVSPNEEGEDGLGKSGVFDEVMKNVYYGTKESVGCAAEMVKRNVVGLENFRFFDGYCAWERDQLRDEIKAGYWTVAACSPSVIGLSNVGNVGLWEEVLGLMGPKKVW, encoded by the exons ATGGATGCTTGCTTTGTCACTTCAAAGTCCTTCCCTGCAACCGTAGAGAAACTCTTTCCTTTGTTAGGATCAAGAATTTCTTATTCTACAAGAAGAAGGTTATTTGTTAGTCAGTTTCATCAGCTCAAAAAAGTTGGCACTCCTTTGTCAGTGACAT GTTGTCAGGCAAGTTCATCATTGCCATCACCTTCACCTCAAGATGAAGAAAGACCTTTTGCTGAAACGGATTGGAGATCATTTCGAGCACGATTGGTCGCCGGAGAAAAATCTTCCCGGTCAGAAGAGCCTTCCTCCGTCGTCAATCCCGACACCGTCGACGATCTTCCGCCACCTCCGGCCGTCACAATTGGTAACAAATGGGCGCACACCATTCACGAACCAGAGAAAGGTTGCTTGCTCATCGCCACTGAAAAGCTCGACGGCGTCCACATTTTCGAGCGGACCGTAGTTCTCTTGTTGTCAATGGGCCCAATAGGCCCAACGGGCTTAATTCTCAACAGGCCATCACTTATGTCAATCAAAGAAATGAGATCGTCGGTATTGGACATGTCTGGGACATTTGCGAATAGGCCGTTGTTCTTTGGTGGGCCTTTAGAAGAAGGGCTTTTTTTAGTAAGCCCAAATGAAGAAGGAGAAGATGGGCTTGGGAAAAGTGGGGTATTTGATGAAGTAATGAAGAATGTGTATTATGGTACAAAAGAGAGTGTGGGATGTGCTGCTGAAATGGTAAAAAGGAATGTAGTTGGACTTGAAAACTTTAGGTTTTTTGATGGGTATTGTGCATGGGAGAGAGATCAATTGAGGGATGAGATTAAAGCTGGTTATTGGACAGTAGCAGCTTGTAGTCCAAGTGTAATTGGGCTGTCCAATGTTGGAAATGTTGGGCTTTGGGAAGAAGTTCTTGGGCTTATGGGCCCGAAGAAAGTCTGGTGA
- the LOC107793531 gene encoding uncharacterized protein LOC107793531 yields the protein MGGCVSTPANTIRVRKKHHHRHRKYHRKNSNSGLVGTRKRNSDARVTDIAVSEFVHTTTTSGRSEVSSSTFHLTQLQWQHSQIDANVLCQEEAWFDTHSILESDSDDDFSSIHGDIFPNISSGQVLQYETSSCFMDSKLKYKEYHEKYLKIDGSKTEKVLSKDVVQEPNGLAVVSAQDYDPSLGKGEDLGTKKKKNLDCAYASFKGVKKDKLQEKTQENVFKSVLPKLVSSLSFNDKTICASNSGPHSQVKKSTIIRLSLKRTSVDGEEKNEYRSSRKYLLRPRAGLVIPCCREEKPLAGSWSKIEPSNFKLRGDSYFKDKRKCPAPNVSPYIPIGVDLFVCPRKINHIAQHIELPSIKGDGRIPPLLIVNIQLPTYPAPMFLGDADGEGLSLVIYFKLSESFEEDISPQFQDFIKRFIEDDMEKVKGFAKESIVPFRERLKIMVGLVNPDELVSSATERKLLNAYNEKPVLSRPQHNFYQGPNYFEVDLDIHRFSYIARKGLDAFRERLRHGIVDLGLTIQAQKPEELPEKVLGCVRLNKIDFVDRGQIPTLVRVEEDSCSD from the exons ATGGGTGGTTGTGTATCAACTCCAGCAAACACAATCAGGGTAAGAAAGAAACACCATCATCGCCACAGAAAATACCATAGAAAGAATTCAAACTCAGGTCTAGTAGGAACCAGGAAAAGAAACAGCGATGCACGGGTGACAGATATTGCTGTTAGTGAGTTTGTTCATACAACTACAACCTCCGGAAGATCTGAGGTCTCCAGTTCCACATTCCATCTTACTCAGTTGCAGTGGCAACATAGTCAAATAGATGCTAATG TTCTTTGCCAAGAAGAAGCATGGTTTGACACGCACAGCATTTTGGAGTCCGACTCAGATGATGACTTCAGTAGTATTCATGGAG ATATTTTCCCCAATATTTCAAGTGGACAAGTACTTCAGTATGAAACTTCATCATGCTTTATGGATAGCAAACTCAAGTACAAAGAATACCATGAGAAATATCTCAAGATAGACGGCAGTAAAACAGAAAAGGTTTTGAGCAAAGATGTAGTTCAGGAACCAAATGGACTTGCAGTTGTAAGTGCTCAAGACTATGATCCATCCCTAGGGAAGGGTGAAGACCTTGgcaccaaaaagaagaagaatttggATTGTGCCTATGCAAGTTTTAAAGGTGTAAAAAAGGATAAATTGCAGGAGAAAACTCAGGAGAATGTTTTCAAGTCTGTCTTACCGAAGCTGGTTAGTTCATTGAGTTTCAACGACAAAACCATTTGTGCATCAAATTCAGGCCCACATTCTCAAGTAAAGAAATCAACTATTATAAGGCTTTCTCTGAAGAGGACATCTGTTGATGGAGAAGAAAAGAATGAATATC GTTCTTCAAGAAAGTATCTTCTCCGCCCCAGGGCTGGGCTCGTAATTCCTTGTTGCAGAGAAGAAAAGCCCCTTGCAGGAAGTTGGTCAAAGATCGAGCCCTCAAACTTCAAGCTCCGCGGTGATAGTTATTTCAA AGATAAGAGGAAATGCCCTGCTCCTAATGTGTCTCCTTATATTCCAATTGGGGTCGACTTATTTGTTTGCCCAAGAAAGATCAATCATATCGCACAGCACATTGAGCTTCCTTCTATAAAAGGAGATGGAAGAATACCTCCATTACTAATTGTTAACATTCAG TTGCCTACTTATCCTGCTCCAATGTTCCTTGGTGATGCTGATGGGGAAGGCTTGAGCCTTGTAATATATTTCAAACTTTCTGAAAGTTTTGAGGAGGACATCTCTCCTCAGTTTCAAGACTTCATCAAG AGATTCATCGAAGATGACATGGAAAAGGTTAAAGGATTTGCAAAAGAGTCAATCGTTCCTTTCAGAGAGAGATTGAAGATTATGGTTGGGTTAGTTAATCCAGATGAGCTTGTTTCAAGTGCAACTGAAAGGAAGCTTTTGAATGCTTACAATGAAAAGCCTGTGCTTTCTCGCCCTCAACACAACTTTTATCAG GGCCCGAATTACTTTGAAGTTGATCTTGACATTCATCGTTTCAGCTACATAGCAAGAAAGGGGCTTGATGCTTTTAGAGAACGTTTACGACATGGAATAGTTGATCTTGGTCTAACAATTCAG GCACAGAAGCCAGAGGAGTTGCCAGAGAAAGTGCTTGGTTGTGTTAGATTGAACAAGATAGATTTTGTTGATCGTGGCCAAATACCCACGCTTGTGAGAGTTGAGGAAGATTCGTGTTCAGATTAA